From the Laribacter hongkongensis DSM 14985 genome, one window contains:
- a CDS encoding type IV pilus twitching motility protein PilT: MDIAELLAFTVHQQASDLHLSAGLPPMIRVHGDMRRINLPPLSHDDVQDMVYPILSAPQRSHYEQQLELDLSFELPGLARFRVNLFVQSRGAGAVFRTIPDRIPTLASLGAPAILDELVASPRGLVLVTGPTGSGKSTTLAAMLDAVNERQAAHILTIEDPIEFVHTSRRSLINQREVGPHTRSFAHALRSALREDPDVILIGELRDLDTIRLALTAAETGHLVFGTLHTSSATKTVDRIVDVFPGDEKDMVRAMLSESLRAVVSQTLLKRRDGQGRLAAYEIMLGTPAIRNLIRENKIAQMYSVMQTSQQAGMQTLDQALQALVGAGLVSADEARMRAVDKDALAA, from the coding sequence ATGGATATTGCCGAACTGCTCGCCTTTACCGTCCACCAGCAGGCATCCGACCTGCACCTGTCGGCCGGGCTGCCGCCGATGATCCGCGTGCATGGTGACATGCGCCGCATCAACCTGCCCCCGCTGTCGCACGATGACGTGCAGGACATGGTGTACCCCATCCTGAGCGCGCCGCAGCGCAGCCATTACGAGCAGCAGCTGGAGCTGGACCTGTCGTTCGAGCTGCCCGGCTTGGCGCGCTTCCGGGTCAACCTGTTCGTGCAGAGCCGGGGCGCCGGCGCCGTGTTCCGCACCATTCCCGACCGGATTCCCACGCTGGCATCACTGGGCGCACCGGCCATCCTCGACGAACTGGTCGCCAGCCCCCGCGGGCTGGTGCTGGTGACCGGTCCGACCGGCTCGGGCAAAAGCACCACGCTGGCGGCCATGCTCGACGCCGTCAACGAGCGGCAGGCCGCCCACATCCTGACCATCGAAGACCCGATCGAATTCGTCCATACCAGCCGCCGCAGCCTCATCAACCAGCGCGAAGTCGGCCCGCATACCCGCAGTTTTGCCCACGCCCTGCGCAGCGCCCTGCGCGAAGACCCGGACGTGATCCTGATCGGCGAACTGCGCGACCTCGACACCATCCGGCTGGCGCTGACCGCTGCCGAAACCGGCCACCTGGTATTCGGCACTCTGCATACCAGCTCGGCCACCAAAACCGTCGACCGCATCGTCGACGTGTTCCCCGGCGACGAAAAGGACATGGTGCGCGCCATGCTGTCAGAAAGCCTGCGCGCCGTGGTGTCGCAAACCCTGCTCAAGCGCCGCGACGGACAGGGCCGGCTGGCCGCCTATGAAATCATGCTGGGTACGCCGGCCATCCGTAACCTGATCCGCGAAAACAAGATTGCCCAGATGTATTCGGTCATGCAGACCAGCCAGCAGGCCGGCATGCAGACGCTCGACCAGGCATTGCAGGCGCTGGTGGGCGCTGGCCTGGTCAGCGCCGACGAGGCCCGGATGCGCGCGGTCGACAAGGATGCACTGGCTGCCTGA
- a CDS encoding transporter substrate-binding domain-containing protein, translated as MRFASRLLVSALAASVVATPALAAELTGTLKKVQEKGEFVIGHRESSIPFSYLDANQKPVGYMMDICNRIAAEVKKEAGAKGAVTRLVPVTSQTRIPLMTNGTVDIECGSTTNSLERQKQVAFSVTPYITSIRMLVKADSGIKSLSDLDGKPVVTTTGTTSDRYIKQHEKGQNLNVKNVYGKDHADSFLMVSTGRASAFVMDDVLLAGLIANSKNPKEFSIVGETLSVEPYGVMMRKDDPQLKAVVDRVIVGMMKSGELDKLYTKWFMSPIPPKNINLNLPMSPELKAAIKNPTDKGI; from the coding sequence ATGCGTTTTGCATCCCGTTTGCTTGTCAGTGCCCTGGCAGCATCTGTTGTCGCAACTCCGGCCCTCGCTGCCGAACTGACCGGCACCCTGAAAAAAGTGCAGGAAAAGGGTGAGTTCGTCATCGGCCACCGTGAATCGTCGATTCCGTTCTCGTATCTGGATGCCAACCAGAAGCCGGTTGGCTACATGATGGACATCTGCAACCGCATCGCCGCCGAGGTCAAGAAAGAAGCCGGTGCCAAAGGTGCCGTGACCCGTCTGGTGCCGGTGACCTCGCAGACCCGCATTCCGCTGATGACCAACGGCACGGTCGACATCGAGTGCGGTTCGACCACCAACTCGCTGGAACGCCAGAAGCAGGTGGCCTTCAGTGTCACTCCGTACATCACCAGCATCCGCATGCTGGTGAAGGCTGATTCCGGCATCAAGTCGCTGTCCGACCTCGACGGCAAGCCGGTGGTTACCACGACCGGCACCACGTCCGACCGCTACATCAAGCAGCACGAAAAAGGCCAGAACCTCAACGTCAAGAACGTGTATGGCAAGGATCACGCCGATTCGTTCCTGATGGTGTCGACCGGCCGGGCTTCGGCCTTCGTGATGGATGACGTGCTGCTGGCCGGCCTGATCGCCAACTCCAAGAATCCCAAGGAATTTTCCATCGTTGGCGAAACCCTGTCGGTCGAACCGTACGGCGTGATGATGCGCAAGGACGACCCGCAGCTCAAGGCCGTGGTCGACCGCGTGATCGTCGGCATGATGAAGTCGGGCGAACTCGACAAGCTCTATACCAAGTGGTTCATGAGCCCGATCCCGCCGAAGAACATCAACCTCAACCTGCCGATGAGCCCCGAGCTCAAGGCCGCGATCAAGAACCCGACCGACAAGGGTATCTGA
- the dksA gene encoding RNA polymerase-binding protein DksA codes for MAKLTEQDILNWNGDESDYMNADQLEFFRERLLQMQQELLNNADATTNHLQEQEATPDPADRATLEEEYALELRTRDRERKLLLKIQSTLRKIEDGSYGFCEDTGEPIGLKRLLARPTASLSVEAQERRERLKKQFAD; via the coding sequence ATGGCCAAGCTGACCGAACAGGACATTCTCAACTGGAACGGCGACGAGAGCGACTACATGAACGCCGACCAGCTTGAGTTTTTCCGTGAGCGTCTGCTGCAAATGCAGCAGGAACTGCTCAACAATGCCGACGCGACGACCAATCACCTGCAAGAGCAGGAAGCCACGCCGGATCCGGCTGACCGTGCCACGCTGGAAGAGGAATACGCGCTTGAGCTGCGTACGCGCGACCGCGAGCGCAAGCTGCTGCTCAAGATCCAGTCCACCCTGCGCAAGATCGAGGACGGTTCATACGGTTTCTGTGAAGATACCGGCGAGCCCATCGGCCTCAAGCGCCTGCTGGCTCGGCCGACTGCCTCCCTGTCGGTGGAAGCGCAGGAACGCCGCGAACGGCTGAAAAAACAGTTCGCCGACTGA
- a CDS encoding YqaA family protein produces MIDIPADWGLAGLTLSAFLSATLLPGGSELVLLGLLALHPDEAWPAVWLATLGNTLGGLTSVWLGRRLPRKELSSRALVWLERWGCWALLLSWVPLIGDALCVAAGWLRLPWWPVVPALLVGKWLRYVVIALPFF; encoded by the coding sequence TTGATCGACATCCCGGCTGACTGGGGACTGGCCGGGCTGACGCTGTCGGCCTTCCTGTCGGCCACCTTGCTGCCCGGCGGTTCGGAACTGGTGTTGCTGGGCCTGCTGGCGCTGCATCCGGACGAAGCCTGGCCGGCAGTGTGGCTGGCGACGCTCGGCAATACGCTGGGCGGTCTCACCAGTGTCTGGCTGGGACGCCGGCTGCCGCGCAAGGAGCTGTCGTCGCGCGCGCTGGTGTGGCTGGAACGCTGGGGCTGCTGGGCCCTGCTGTTGTCGTGGGTGCCGTTGATCGGCGATGCGCTCTGTGTGGCCGCCGGCTGGCTCAGACTGCCATGGTGGCCGGTGGTGCCGGCCTTGCTGGTGGGCAAGTGGCTGCGCTACGTCGTGATTGCCCTGCCCTTTTTCTGA
- the proC gene encoding pyrroline-5-carboxylate reductase gives MDITFIGGGNMATAIIGGLCRLPDTHIRVVEPGADKRAMLAERFGVTPLEEPPAAWSADCIVVLAVKPQQLKAVCATLAPRLQGALVVSIAAGVDVATLSRWLGGSERIVRVMPNTPAMIGKGMSGLYAAPAVSESDRQAAEAILQAVGQTRWVATEAGIDDVIAISGSGPAYVFHFVEALEATGRQLGFDEATARELALATFEGAIELLRQSGEPAGDLKRKVMSKGGTTERAIASFEADGVAEAIVRGALACRARAVEMSEEFSRS, from the coding sequence ATGGATATCACCTTTATCGGCGGCGGCAACATGGCAACCGCCATCATCGGCGGCCTGTGCCGGCTGCCTGACACGCATATCCGGGTGGTGGAGCCCGGTGCCGACAAGCGGGCCATGCTGGCCGAGCGCTTTGGCGTGACGCCGCTGGAAGAGCCGCCGGCTGCATGGTCTGCTGACTGCATCGTGGTGCTGGCGGTCAAGCCGCAGCAGCTCAAGGCCGTATGCGCCACGCTGGCGCCCCGGTTGCAGGGCGCGCTGGTGGTGTCGATCGCTGCCGGTGTGGACGTGGCCACGCTGTCGCGCTGGCTGGGTGGCAGCGAGCGCATCGTGCGCGTCATGCCCAATACGCCGGCCATGATCGGAAAGGGCATGTCCGGCCTGTACGCCGCACCGGCTGTCAGCGAAAGCGACCGGCAGGCCGCCGAAGCCATCCTGCAGGCCGTGGGCCAGACACGCTGGGTGGCCACCGAGGCCGGCATTGATGACGTCATCGCTATTTCCGGCAGCGGGCCGGCCTACGTGTTCCATTTTGTCGAGGCACTGGAGGCCACTGGCCGCCAGCTCGGGTTTGACGAGGCTACCGCCCGTGAACTGGCGCTGGCCACCTTTGAAGGTGCCATCGAGCTGTTGCGCCAGAGTGGCGAGCCGGCCGGTGACCTCAAGCGCAAGGTGATGAGCAAGGGCGGCACGACGGAACGCGCCATCGCCAGCTTTGAGGCCGATGGCGTGGCCGAGGCCATCGTGCGCGGTGCGCTGGCCTGCCGTGCCCGTGCCGTGGAAATGTCCGAAGAATTCAGCCGGAGCTGA
- the rsmA gene encoding 16S rRNA (adenine(1518)-N(6)/adenine(1519)-N(6))-dimethyltransferase RsmA, producing the protein MSRHIPKKRFGQNFLQDAFIIHSIVAAVDARPGDVVVEIGPGLGALTRPLLRALPQLHVVEIDRDIIARLAAEFPPERLVIHEGDALAFDFGALAHEQPLKLVGNLPYNISTPLLFHLATYADRVTDMHFMLQKEVVDRMVADPGCADYGRLTVMLQYRFAMERLIDVPPESFDPPPKVDSAVVRMIPHAELPWPADDEENLSALVAQAFAQRRKTLRNNLRGWLDDDDFAALGIDPQRRPETLTLREFVLLSNRHGEKGRQ; encoded by the coding sequence ATGTCCCGTCATATTCCGAAAAAACGCTTCGGGCAGAACTTCCTGCAGGATGCGTTCATCATTCATTCCATCGTGGCCGCCGTCGATGCGCGGCCGGGCGACGTGGTGGTCGAGATCGGTCCCGGTCTGGGCGCCCTGACCCGCCCCCTGTTGCGGGCGCTGCCACAGTTGCATGTGGTGGAAATCGACCGTGACATCATTGCCAGGCTGGCCGCCGAGTTTCCGCCCGAGCGGCTGGTCATCCACGAGGGCGATGCGCTGGCGTTTGATTTTGGCGCACTGGCACACGAGCAGCCGCTGAAGCTGGTCGGCAACCTGCCCTATAACATTTCCACCCCCCTGTTGTTCCATCTGGCCACCTATGCTGACCGGGTGACCGACATGCATTTCATGCTGCAAAAGGAAGTGGTGGACCGCATGGTGGCTGATCCGGGCTGTGCCGATTACGGCCGGCTGACGGTGATGCTGCAATACCGGTTTGCCATGGAGCGGCTGATCGACGTACCGCCGGAATCGTTTGATCCGCCGCCCAAGGTGGATTCAGCCGTGGTGCGCATGATTCCGCACGCGGAGCTGCCCTGGCCGGCTGATGACGAGGAGAACCTGTCGGCGCTGGTGGCGCAGGCTTTTGCCCAGCGGCGCAAGACGCTGCGCAACAATCTGCGCGGCTGGCTGGATGATGACGATTTTGCTGCACTCGGCATTGATCCTCAGCGTCGCCCCGAAACCCTGACGCTGAGGGAGTTTGTGCTGCTTTCTAATCGGCATGGCGAAAAGGGCAGGCAATGA
- a CDS encoding amino acid ABC transporter ATP-binding protein, with translation MIRFVDVNKWYNKDFHVLRDINLTVSQGEVVVVCGPSGSGKSTLIRCVNQLEPITSGELWVDGHNVVDPKTNLNALRAEVGFVFQHFNLYPHLSVLDNITLAPMQVRKMSRADACRRAQELLERVGLAHKRDAFPSQLSGGQQQRVAIARGLAMQPKVMLFDEPTSALDPEMIGEVLKVMKDLAESGMTMMVVTHEMGFAREVADRVIFIDQGSILEEAVPEEFFRNPQHERAQQFLKQVLAPMH, from the coding sequence GTGATTCGCTTTGTCGACGTCAACAAGTGGTACAACAAGGACTTTCACGTCCTGCGCGATATCAACCTGACGGTGTCGCAAGGCGAAGTGGTGGTGGTGTGCGGTCCGTCGGGCTCCGGCAAATCCACCCTGATCCGCTGCGTCAACCAGCTCGAACCGATCACCTCGGGCGAACTGTGGGTAGACGGCCACAATGTCGTTGATCCCAAAACCAACCTCAATGCCCTGCGCGCCGAGGTGGGGTTTGTTTTCCAGCACTTCAACCTGTATCCGCACCTGTCGGTGCTCGACAACATCACGCTGGCGCCGATGCAGGTACGCAAGATGAGCCGTGCCGATGCCTGCCGGCGTGCCCAGGAACTCCTGGAGCGCGTGGGGCTGGCGCACAAGCGCGATGCGTTTCCGAGCCAGCTCTCCGGTGGTCAGCAGCAGCGTGTGGCGATTGCCCGCGGGCTGGCGATGCAGCCCAAGGTGATGCTGTTTGACGAGCCGACCTCCGCGCTCGATCCGGAAATGATCGGCGAAGTCCTCAAGGTGATGAAGGATCTGGCCGAATCCGGCATGACCATGATGGTGGTCACGCACGAGATGGGATTTGCCCGCGAAGTGGCTGACCGTGTCATCTTCATCGACCAGGGTTCCATCCTCGAGGAGGCCGTGCCGGAAGAATTCTTCCGCAATCCGCAGCACGAGCGCGCGCAACAGTTCCTCAAGCAAGTATTGGCGCCCATGCACTGA
- a CDS encoding YggT family protein — protein MLIDTLRFLVKTLTDLFILVLLLRFYLQIAGASVRHPLVVFIKRVTDFAVLPARKLLRPWRGYDTASLGLAWLTALLTVVVMLLLSPLPYGLGSPQNWLVMVFLAVLAVFRASVYLLMGALIVQAIMSWVNPYNPVTPLLELLTRPFLRPFRRLVVANVDLSPLVLLILLQVVLMLPLALVEQLLLGQLRFGM, from the coding sequence ATGCTGATCGATACCCTGCGGTTCCTGGTCAAGACCCTGACCGACCTGTTCATCCTGGTATTGCTGCTGCGGTTTTACCTGCAGATTGCCGGTGCTTCGGTGCGCCATCCCTTGGTGGTGTTCATCAAGCGGGTCACGGACTTTGCCGTGCTGCCGGCCCGCAAGCTGCTGCGCCCGTGGCGTGGCTACGACACCGCCAGTCTGGGCTTGGCGTGGCTGACAGCCCTGCTGACGGTGGTGGTGATGTTGTTGCTCTCTCCCCTGCCCTACGGGCTCGGCAGCCCGCAAAACTGGCTGGTGATGGTGTTCCTGGCGGTGCTGGCCGTGTTCCGGGCGTCGGTATACCTGCTGATGGGTGCCCTGATCGTGCAGGCCATCATGTCGTGGGTAAATCCGTACAACCCGGTCACGCCTTTGCTGGAATTGCTGACCCGGCCGTTTTTGCGGCCGTTCCGCCGGCTGGTGGTCGCCAATGTCGACCTGTCACCGCTGGTGTTGCTGATCCTGTTGCAGGTAGTGCTGATGCTGCCGCTGGCGCTGGTCGAGCAGCTCCTGCTGGGCCAGTTGCGGTTCGGCATGTAA
- the cyaY gene encoding iron donor protein CyaY → MNDRDFLLASQTVLDTVRDAFDDSGLGDALLTGNVLTLEFDDGSQIIVNRHEASQEVWVAARAGGFHFRQQDGVWRDTRDQAELMERLAGLISGQAGERFSF, encoded by the coding sequence ATGAATGACCGTGATTTTCTGCTGGCCAGCCAGACCGTGCTGGACACCGTGCGCGATGCCTTTGACGACAGCGGACTGGGCGATGCCCTGCTGACGGGCAACGTGCTGACACTTGAATTCGACGATGGCAGCCAGATCATCGTCAACCGCCACGAAGCCAGCCAGGAAGTCTGGGTGGCGGCCCGGGCCGGCGGATTCCATTTCCGCCAGCAGGACGGTGTCTGGCGTGATACCCGCGACCAGGCCGAGCTGATGGAGCGGCTGGCCGGGCTGATCAGCGGTCAGGCCGGCGAGCGGTTTTCGTTTTGA
- the thpR gene encoding RNA 2',3'-cyclic phosphodiesterase, with product MLPNHPLRLFFAVPLPAGLASCVESIAKPLSRTTGGRCTPAGQYHLTLAFLGQIAAGRRTELMTLAAGLDWPAVCLELDQTGSFGKDAGWLAPSQVPEPLVAAVQCLHRQLRLAGFHVERRRWRPHLTILRRLQIPLLPAVLEPPLPWPLERLQLLSSRLTPRGPRYTLEGELHWPHHGSLS from the coding sequence ATGCTTCCCAATCATCCCCTGCGCCTGTTTTTCGCGGTCCCCCTACCGGCAGGACTGGCTTCCTGCGTGGAATCCATCGCGAAGCCACTGTCCCGCACCACGGGCGGACGCTGCACACCAGCCGGCCAGTACCACCTGACCCTGGCTTTCCTGGGCCAAATCGCAGCCGGACGCCGGACCGAACTGATGACGCTGGCCGCTGGCCTTGACTGGCCCGCCGTCTGCCTGGAGCTGGACCAGACCGGCAGCTTTGGCAAGGACGCCGGCTGGCTTGCTCCCTCGCAGGTACCCGAACCGCTGGTGGCAGCTGTCCAGTGCCTGCACCGGCAGCTGCGCCTTGCCGGGTTTCACGTGGAACGACGGCGCTGGCGACCGCACCTGACTATCCTGCGCCGCCTGCAGATACCACTGCTCCCCGCCGTACTGGAGCCGCCACTGCCCTGGCCTCTGGAGCGCCTGCAACTGCTGTCATCGCGCCTGACTCCCCGCGGCCCGCGTTACACGCTGGAAGGCGAGTTGCACTGGCCACACCACGGCTCCCTGAGCTGA
- a CDS encoding amino acid ABC transporter permease yields MNQYQWNWGVILQGVPDTEEFYYQWLLSGLGWTIATALCAWIIALVIGTLVGVGRTVPNKAVSGLTTAYVELFRNVPLIVQMFLWFFVFPEFLPETASNWVKQSMPLPEFSTAVIALGFYTSARVAEQVRTGILTLSRGQKNAGLALGLTLGQTYRYVMLPMAFRIIVPPLTSEFMNIFKNSAVALAIGLTELTFQMRQMTGEYAPANPIEVMTYTSLLYLIVAFSVNRIMALVEKKVQVPGYIGGGK; encoded by the coding sequence ATGAACCAATACCAGTGGAACTGGGGCGTCATTCTGCAAGGCGTGCCGGACACCGAAGAATTCTATTATCAGTGGCTGCTCTCGGGCCTGGGCTGGACCATTGCAACCGCCCTGTGCGCCTGGATCATCGCCCTAGTCATCGGCACGCTGGTCGGCGTCGGCCGCACCGTGCCCAACAAGGCCGTGTCCGGCCTGACGACGGCGTACGTGGAACTGTTCCGCAACGTGCCGCTGATCGTGCAGATGTTCCTGTGGTTTTTCGTGTTTCCCGAATTCCTGCCGGAGACCGCCAGCAACTGGGTCAAGCAAAGCATGCCGTTGCCGGAGTTTTCCACCGCAGTGATCGCGCTGGGCTTTTACACCTCGGCCCGGGTGGCCGAGCAGGTGCGTACCGGCATCCTGACCCTGTCGCGCGGACAGAAGAACGCCGGTCTGGCCCTCGGCCTGACGCTGGGACAGACCTACCGCTACGTGATGCTGCCCATGGCGTTCCGCATCATCGTGCCGCCGCTGACCAGCGAATTCATGAACATCTTCAAGAACTCGGCCGTGGCGCTGGCAATCGGCCTGACCGAACTCACTTTCCAGATGCGGCAGATGACCGGCGAATATGCGCCGGCCAACCCGATTGAAGTGATGACCTATACCAGCCTGCTGTACCTGATCGTGGCGTTCAGCGTGAACCGCATCATGGCGCTGGTGGAGAAAAAAGTGCAGGTACCGGGCTATATCGGGGGAGGCAAATGA
- a CDS encoding amino acid ABC transporter permease, with amino-acid sequence MSAVTGSFDFLMKGLQYSLQLTLFATAIGIFFGTLLAMARLSSIKPLNLAASTYVNLFRSVPLLLVIFWFYILVPLVMGIDVGAEKSAYITFAIFEAAYFCEIIRAGIQSIPRGQVFAGQAMGFTYGQNMRYVILPQAFRNVVPLLLTQIIILFQDTSLVYVVGATDLLGAASKVANRDNTLVEMYVAVAVIYFVISFTLSRLVKRLHTRIAIVR; translated from the coding sequence ATGTCCGCCGTCACCGGTTCCTTCGACTTCCTGATGAAGGGCCTGCAATACTCGTTGCAGCTCACCCTGTTTGCCACCGCCATCGGCATCTTTTTCGGCACCCTGCTGGCCATGGCCCGCCTGTCATCGATCAAGCCGCTCAACCTGGCCGCCTCGACCTACGTCAACCTGTTCCGCTCGGTGCCGTTGCTGCTGGTGATCTTCTGGTTCTACATCCTCGTGCCGCTGGTGATGGGTATCGACGTCGGAGCCGAGAAGTCCGCCTACATCACCTTCGCCATCTTCGAGGCCGCCTACTTCTGCGAAATCATCCGTGCCGGCATCCAGTCGATTCCGCGCGGGCAGGTGTTTGCCGGCCAGGCCATGGGTTTCACCTACGGGCAGAACATGCGGTACGTGATCCTGCCGCAGGCGTTCCGCAACGTGGTACCGCTCCTGCTGACGCAGATCATCATCCTGTTCCAGGATACCTCTCTGGTGTATGTGGTCGGTGCCACCGACCTGCTCGGAGCCGCCAGCAAGGTGGCCAACCGTGACAACACCCTGGTCGAAATGTACGTGGCCGTGGCGGTCATCTACTTTGTTATCAGCTTCACCCTGTCGCGGCTCGTCAAGCGCCTGCACACCCGGATCGCCATCGTGCGCTGA
- a CDS encoding YggS family pyridoxal phosphate-dependent enzyme, translated as MTLSIQDALASVTSRIRAAETAAARPSGSVRLLAVSKTFPAEAVREAYACGQRAFGENYVQELAGKAAALADLPGLEWHFIGPLQSNKTRSVAETAHWVHSVERLKIAERLSAQRPDHLPPLQVCVQVNVSGEASKSGCTPAEAPALARAVARLPRLVLRGLMCIPDPAAPAEELARQFAGLQQMHARLEADGLMLDTLSMGMSADLESAIAHGSTCVRVGTAIFGARHYPVA; from the coding sequence ATGACATTGTCCATTCAGGATGCGCTGGCAAGCGTGACCAGCCGGATCCGGGCCGCCGAAACGGCTGCCGCCCGTCCGTCCGGCAGTGTGCGTTTGCTGGCGGTCAGCAAGACTTTTCCGGCCGAAGCCGTACGCGAGGCTTATGCCTGCGGCCAGCGTGCCTTTGGTGAAAACTATGTGCAGGAGCTGGCCGGCAAGGCTGCGGCGCTGGCGGATCTGCCAGGGCTGGAGTGGCACTTCATCGGGCCGCTGCAAAGCAACAAGACGCGGTCTGTGGCAGAAACCGCGCACTGGGTCCATTCGGTCGAACGATTGAAGATTGCCGAGCGTCTGTCGGCCCAGCGTCCGGATCATCTGCCGCCCTTGCAGGTCTGCGTGCAGGTGAATGTGTCGGGTGAAGCCAGCAAGAGCGGTTGCACGCCGGCCGAGGCGCCGGCGCTGGCCCGGGCCGTGGCCAGGCTGCCGCGACTGGTGCTGCGCGGGCTGATGTGCATTCCGGACCCGGCGGCACCGGCTGAAGAGCTGGCCCGCCAGTTTGCCGGCCTGCAACAGATGCATGCCAGGCTCGAGGCTGACGGGCTGATGCTGGATACCCTGTCGATGGGCATGTCGGCTGATCTGGAAAGTGCCATTGCACACGGTTCGACCTGCGTGCGGGTGGGAACGGCAATTTTCGGCGCCCGGCATTATCCGGTCGCCTGA
- a CDS encoding c-type cytochrome, translating to MNKYAIALSALALLATAPAFANQQLAQQKNCMSCHAVDKKIVGPAYKDVAAKYKNDPKAEAMLVQKVMKGGAGVWGPVPMPANNISEADAKTLVKWVMSQK from the coding sequence ATGAACAAGTACGCGATCGCGCTGTCTGCCCTGGCCCTGCTGGCAACGGCCCCGGCCTTTGCCAACCAGCAACTGGCGCAGCAGAAGAACTGTATGTCCTGCCACGCCGTCGACAAGAAGATCGTCGGCCCGGCCTACAAGGACGTGGCAGCCAAGTACAAGAACGACCCCAAGGCCGAAGCCATGCTGGTGCAGAAGGTCATGAAGGGTGGTGCCGGCGTCTGGGGTCCGGTGCCGATGCCGGCCAACAACATCAGCGAAGCCGATGCCAAGACGCTGGTGAAGTGGGTGATGTCCCAGAAGTAA
- the lptM gene encoding LPS translocon maturation chaperone LptM has protein sequence MSRRLLALFLTALVAGCGFKGDLYLPQTPAPAAKTTHPAPQAPARPAATPDNRTAP, from the coding sequence ATGTCCCGTCGCTTGCTTGCCCTGTTCCTGACCGCCCTCGTCGCCGGCTGCGGGTTCAAGGGTGACCTCTACCTGCCCCAGACACCGGCTCCGGCTGCCAAGACCACCCATCCCGCTCCCCAGGCACCGGCCCGGCCGGCTGCCACGCCCGACAACAGGACTGCCCCGTGA
- a CDS encoding amino acid ABC transporter ATP-binding protein, giving the protein MIEFKNVSKWYGDFQVLTDCTTRVNKGEVVVVCGPSGSGKSTLIKCVNALEPFQKGEIIVDGISVGNPKTNLPKLRARVGMVFQHFELFPHLSITANLALAQQKVLGRGKDEAMDKAMKLLDRVGLKAHAHKFPGQMSGGQQQRVAIARALAMDPIAMLFDEPTSALDPEMVNEVLDVMTELAKEGMTMMCVTHEMGFARRVSDRVIFMDRGHIVEDCTKDEFFGSPRGERAQQFLSKILAH; this is encoded by the coding sequence ATGATCGAATTCAAGAACGTTTCCAAATGGTACGGTGACTTCCAGGTGCTGACCGACTGCACCACCCGGGTCAACAAGGGTGAAGTGGTCGTGGTCTGCGGCCCGTCCGGCTCCGGCAAGTCCACGCTGATCAAGTGCGTCAATGCCCTCGAACCCTTCCAGAAGGGCGAGATCATCGTTGACGGCATTTCGGTCGGCAATCCGAAAACCAACCTGCCCAAGCTGCGGGCCCGCGTCGGCATGGTGTTCCAGCACTTCGAACTGTTCCCGCACCTGTCGATTACCGCCAACCTGGCGCTGGCCCAGCAGAAGGTGCTCGGCCGCGGCAAGGACGAAGCCATGGACAAGGCCATGAAGCTCCTGGACCGCGTCGGCCTCAAGGCACACGCCCACAAGTTTCCGGGGCAGATGTCCGGCGGCCAGCAGCAGCGCGTTGCCATCGCCCGCGCACTGGCCATGGACCCGATCGCCATGCTGTTCGACGAACCGACTTCGGCGCTGGATCCGGAAATGGTCAACGAAGTACTGGACGTGATGACCGAGCTGGCCAAGGAAGGCATGACCATGATGTGCGTGACGCACGAAATGGGCTTTGCCCGCCGGGTGTCTGACCGGGTGATCTTCATGGACCGCGGCCATATCGTCGAGGACTGCACCAAGGATGAATTCTTCGGCAGCCCGCGTGGCGAGCGTGCCCAGCAGTTCCTGTCGAAGATCCTGGCGCACTGA